The genomic DNA TGGTGTTCCGGGCTGAAGCTGGCGACCGAGCGATGGACGGCTCCGTCGTAGAGGAGGTGTTCGTAGATCTCGTCGCTGAGGATGAGGACGCCCCGTTCGACGCAGAGGTCGCCGAGGGCGCGCAGTTCGTCGGGGGAATAGACGCTGCCGGTGGGGTTGCTGGGGGAATTGAGGATGAAGAGGCGGGTGCGGGAAGTGATGGCGGCGCGGAGTTGGTCGGGGGTGACCTTGAACTCGGTGGCGTCGGTGGTGGGAAGAATGACCGGGGTGGCCCCGGCCAGTTTGACCATTTCCGGGTAACTGAGCCAGTAGGGGGCGGGGATCAGGACCTCATCGCCGTCCTGGCAGGTGGCGAAGATGGCGTTGAAGCAGGAGTGCTTGCCGCCGGAGGAGATGATGATCTGGGAAGGCGCGTAGGTGAGGCCGTTTTCGCGCTGGAACTTGTCGGCGACGGCCTGACGGAGTTCGGGGATGCCGCTGGAGGCGGTGTACTTGGTGAACCCGGCGGCGAGGGCGTCGGCGGCGGCCTTCTTGATGTGGTCCGGTGTGTCGAAATCGGGTTCTCCGGCACCGAAACCGACCACGTCTTCACCGGCAGCCTTCATGGCCTTGGCTTTGGCGTCGATGGCGAGCGTCAGGGATGGGGAGAGCGAGGCAGCCCGGCGGGCGATCGGATAATTCATAACCGCGAGGGGGAAGGTTCGAGCATCGGGCGCCCGTCCAGCAAGACGGATGTCAGGCGATGTCGCGGCTGGGGCAGGGCGATTGAAAAAAGTCCGGAGGGGTCGGGTCCGAGGTATTGGACAGGATGAACAGGATGGAGATCCCGACCCACCGCCAAACCCGACGGGCAGGCGGCTCTTCTGCATCCTGTGGATCCTGTCCAGACAGCCTCGGGGCATCCTTGGGGACTATGTTCCTATTCGATGCGTTGCCTGCCCGATTCCGGAGCCGAGGGGCTTCTGCGACCCCTGGCGGGGTCGGGAGGTGGGAGGGGAATCATTCCGGGGGTCGAACCCGCGAAGCCGGGTTCGATCCCCGGCTAATCGCTGGAAACCCTGCGGGTTTCTGAGGTGGCTGGGTGAGGGATTGTGGCGCACTGGATCGAGGAATGGCGTTGCTTCAGGGGTTGGCGGCGTTCGGCGAGGGTGGAAGGGGAGTGGGGCGATGGATTGAGGACTCGCGGAGCTCGTCCCTCCGGAGGGTGAAGCAGAGGGGTGAAATCGGAGGGCGCATCTCAGTTTCTGGCAGCAGGCCTCGTACTCGTAATCGTACTCGTAATCGTAATCGTAATCGTAATCGTAATCGTAATCGTAATCGTAATCGTAATCGTAATCGTAATCCCCCTCCCCAGTTCCCACGCGGAATGGGAGGTCCGGGGAGGATCGAACCCATCGGGCTGGCGAGGGGGCGATGATCGAGGCGGTGTGTCTGCGGGATCGATGACGCGTACGACTACCGCCCTTCGGGCTGAGTACGAGTCCCCACGAGGGAGGGCTTGGGGGAGATCCAAGAACCTGAGATGCGCCCGAACGGGGGATGCGCGTGACGGAGCATTGTCAGCGTTGCGCTGGTTGTGTTATCCGCACGGGGTTCATCAGAGTCATTGACCGGGATTGAAGCCATGCATGCGAAGCGTTTCCTGATCGTATCCGTCGGCCTGAACGTCCTGCTGGCCGCCCTGCTGCTGCGTTCCGGCTCGCCTTCGACGGCTGACCTGGACCGGGCGGATTCCGGCGGGCAGCCGGCCACCGGCGAATCCGCGACTTCGACCTCCACGGCGGGACCCGTCGTGACGCACACCGTTGTGCGCGAGATGTCCTGGCAGCATGTGGAGTCGCCGGACTACCGGGAGTACATCGCCAACCTGCGTGCGATCGGCTGCCCGGAGGAGACGATCCGCGACATCATCCGGGCGGATGTGAACAAGCTTTACGACGAGAAGAAGAAGCTGGCCCGCGGTGCGCCGAAGAAGTTCGAGTACTGGAAGGCGGGCAATCCACTGGCGGGCATGGCGGGCCTGATGGGCGACCCGGAAGCCCTCCAGCAGATGCGGGCGCTGGAGGAGGAGAAGAACGCCGTGCTGCGCGCCCTTGGGATCGAGCCCGACCCGATGAGCCAGATGCTCGCGGCGGTGGGCGGCAATCCGATGGAGGCGATGTTCGATTTCCTGCCGGAGGCCAGGCGCACCGGGTTGATGCAGGTGATGGCC from Verrucomicrobiia bacterium includes the following:
- a CDS encoding pyridoxal phosphate-dependent aminotransferase — its product is MNYPIARRAASLSPSLTLAIDAKAKAMKAAGEDVVGFGAGEPDFDTPDHIKKAAADALAAGFTKYTASSGIPELRQAVADKFQRENGLTYAPSQIIISSGGKHSCFNAIFATCQDGDEVLIPAPYWLSYPEMVKLAGATPVILPTTDATEFKVTPDQLRAAITSRTRLFILNSPSNPTGSVYSPDELRALGDLCVERGVLILSDEIYEHLLYDGAVHRSVASFSPEHQAHTIIAHGFAKAWSMTGWRLGFLAAPEPIAKAIDALQSHSTSNPTSFAQKGAVAALTGPQDHLPAWLAEYARRRATAWQRLNTMPGVSCVNSKGAFYLFPNIRNTGLGSAEFCSRLLETEKVAAVPGIAFGADDYIRISYATSLAQIEKGLDRIDRFVRSLPR